One part of the Rutidosis leptorrhynchoides isolate AG116_Rl617_1_P2 chromosome 1, CSIRO_AGI_Rlap_v1, whole genome shotgun sequence genome encodes these proteins:
- the LOC139844796 gene encoding CASP-like protein 1F2, with protein sequence MTTISREPHHLTSERWNRFLKGAHVGLRILAHGFASISIVTMLTSNQDIYMMSNIVVAKAHFSYSTALRYKVIVDSLVGVFTLLSSILVYKKTKSAYIEPTHSFYFYLLLVDGVMMALAISGCAAATGVGFVALFGIEKPGISWSPICHMAKKFCVMATLSIAFSYSMFVCMAALTLISAFKLKLLAAP encoded by the exons ATGACAACCATTAGTCGAGAACCACATCATTTAACAAGCGAGCGATGGAACCGTTTCCTTAAAGGTGCACATGTCGGTCTAAGGATTTTGGCACATGGATTTGCTTCTATTTCAATTGTCACGATGTTGACTAGCAATCAAGATATTTATATGATGTCTAACATAGTTGTGGCAAAAGCTCATTTTAGTTATTCGACTGCGTTGAG GTATAAAGTGATAGTAGATTCGCTAGTCGGCGTTTTCACTCTTCTCTCGTCGATCCTAGTTTACAAGAAGACTAAATCTGCCTATATAGAACCCACgcattctttttatttttatttgcttCTTGTTGATGGG GTGATGATGGCATTAGCAATATCTGGTTGTGCAGCTGCAACTGGAGTGGGATTCGTGGCCCTATTTGGGATCGAGAAACCGGGGATAAGCTGGTCACCGATATGTCATATGGCTAAGAAATTTTGCGTGATGGCCACTCTTTCCATTGCGTTTTCTTATTCTATGTTCGTTTGCATGGCTGCCCTCACTTTGATCTCAGCATTCAAGCTCAAGCTTCTAGCGGCTCCCTAA